A window of the Bdellovibrio svalbardensis genome harbors these coding sequences:
- a CDS encoding cupin domain-containing protein codes for MILESEGLEPYEEIYEPQTKVPDHRHPFAEVRIIVSGEMLFNISGNQFVLRPGDRVEIPANTKHAHTAHGTVPCVCICALRAI; via the coding sequence ATGATTCTTGAATCAGAAGGCTTAGAGCCCTATGAGGAAATCTACGAGCCACAGACAAAGGTTCCGGATCATCGCCACCCTTTTGCTGAGGTACGAATTATCGTTTCTGGAGAAATGCTTTTTAACATCTCTGGCAATCAGTTTGTCTTGCGTCCTGGTGACCGCGTGGAAATTCCTGCGAATACAAAACATGCACACACAGCGCATGGAACTGTGCCTTGTGTTTGCATCTGCGCACTGAGAGCTATTTAG